A genomic stretch from Methanobrevibacter sp. V74 includes:
- a CDS encoding ABC transporter permease — protein MFENYKNKFIPLILPICIIIFWYLITEGLSMVSPYILPGPITVCESAWKLILNGKLLANTLDTLYKVFGGLILASIIAIPLGILLGWYKTLEDIATLIISVLRPIPPVAWIPFSILWFGIGMFPAVFIIFMGCVFPILVYTIDGVKRTDKVLIESAQTLGANDLNVLKRVILPSVVPYVISGLKVGIGIALMCTISAEMVGSSSGLGYMILTATSLFDPGTTVVGMLDIGLIGIIFDYVFTKAQEKIFW, from the coding sequence ATGTTTGAAAATTATAAAAATAAATTCATTCCATTAATTTTACCAATCTGCATTATAATCTTCTGGTATTTAATTACTGAAGGATTAAGTATGGTTAGTCCATATATATTGCCCGGTCCGATTACAGTTTGCGAATCTGCCTGGAAATTAATATTAAATGGCAAACTTCTTGCAAATACATTAGATACTTTATATAAAGTGTTCGGAGGTCTAATTTTAGCATCTATTATTGCAATTCCTTTAGGAATTTTACTTGGATGGTATAAAACCTTGGAGGACATTGCAACTTTGATAATCAGTGTTTTAAGACCAATTCCTCCGGTAGCATGGATTCCATTTTCTATTTTATGGTTTGGTATAGGTATGTTTCCTGCAGTATTCATTATATTCATGGGATGTGTCTTTCCGATATTGGTTTATACAATTGATGGAGTTAAAAGAACTGACAAAGTTTTAATTGAATCAGCTCAAACTTTAGGAGCTAATGATTTGAATGTATTAAAAAGAGTAATATTGCCATCAGTTGTCCCTTATGTTATTTCAGGACTTAAAGTTGGAATTGGTATTGCTTTAATGTGTACTATTTCTGCTGAAATGGTTGGTTCAAGTAGTGGTTTAGGTTATATGATTCTTACAGCAACAAGTTTATTCGATCCAGGTACAACAGTTGTTGGTATGTTAGATATTGGGTTAATTGGTATCATATTTGATTATGTATTCACCAAAGCTCAAGAGAAGATATTCTGGTAG
- a CDS encoding transcriptional repressor, with protein sequence MLLNELFGENARIKILEELLTYVDSFLTADEISRMSDVSIKTVYIHMNQLEEIGILDVEKKGAKKFKLDANDERVLALGLIEANEFLRRSERLELSFEISEISSSENIKTYSDFNQVELLFDEAPILEFSTTL encoded by the coding sequence ATGTTATTAAATGAATTGTTTGGTGAAAATGCGAGGATAAAAATATTGGAGGAATTATTAACATATGTTGATTCATTTTTAACTGCAGATGAGATATCTAGGATGTCAGATGTTTCTATAAAAACAGTTTATATTCATATGAATCAATTAGAAGAAATTGGAATATTGGATGTTGAAAAGAAAGGAGCTAAGAAATTCAAACTAGATGCTAATGATGAAAGGGTATTGGCATTAGGATTGATTGAAGCTAATGAATTTTTAAGAAGGTCTGAGAGATTAGAGTTATCATTTGAAATCAGCGAAATCAGCTCTTCTGAAAATATTAAAACATATTCAGATTTCAATCAAGTGGAATTGTTATTTGACGAAGCACCTATTTTAGAGTTTTCAACAACATTATAA
- the thiD gene encoding bifunctional hydroxymethylpyrimidine kinase/phosphomethylpyrimidine kinase, which produces MIVMSIAGVDPSGGAGVLTDIKTFQAIGVYGTGVVTALTAQNPYKFFSTLPIDENYICEQIDSVFDSYEIEFIKTGMLYSPEIIKLVAKKIDEYNLKAVVDPVMVATSGGDLTKKDIARVLNKYLLPKSILTTPNISEAEKLANMPINTKEDAIKASEKIVCNNIITGGHLDGINTININGEISTIKQELIETDNLHGTGCNLSAAITAYLAKNNDLHTAISKSLDYIYESIKNGNYGTLIQQNVKE; this is translated from the coding sequence ATGATTGTAATGAGCATTGCAGGTGTTGATCCGTCAGGAGGAGCAGGTGTTTTAACCGATATTAAAACGTTTCAAGCTATTGGTGTTTATGGAACCGGAGTGGTAACAGCCTTAACTGCTCAAAATCCTTATAAATTCTTTTCCACATTGCCAATTGATGAAAATTATATCTGCGAACAAATTGACAGCGTTTTTGATTCTTATGAGATTGAGTTTATAAAAACAGGTATGCTTTATTCCCCTGAAATTATTAAATTAGTAGCTAAAAAAATCGATGAATATAATCTGAAGGCAGTAGTTGACCCTGTTATGGTGGCAACTTCAGGTGGAGATTTAACTAAAAAAGACATTGCACGAGTCTTAAATAAATATCTACTTCCAAAATCAATTTTAACCACACCAAATATTTCTGAAGCTGAAAAATTAGCAAACATGCCCATTAACACAAAAGAAGACGCCATTAAAGCATCAGAAAAAATTGTTTGCAATAACATTATTACTGGAGGCCATTTAGATGGAATAAACACTATTAACATCAATGGTGAAATTTCAACCATAAAACAAGAATTAATTGAGACTGATAATCTTCATGGAACTGGTTGTAATTTATCCGCTGCAATAACCGCATACCTAGCAAAGAATAATGATTTGCACACAGCTATTTCGAAATCTCTAGATTATATATATGAAAGTATAAAAAACGGAAATTACGGAACATTAATACAGCAAAACGTAAAAGAATAG
- a CDS encoding DUF6110 family protein, whose amino-acid sequence MRREDIIKATVEHKHALIFAAGIATAIVGKKIIESKTVKDAATKGMATVMSAKKDAEECFQNMKENAEDIVVDENADVKKEVYVESKK is encoded by the coding sequence ATGAGACGTGAAGATATTATTAAAGCAACTGTAGAACATAAACATGCATTAATTTTTGCAGCAGGAATTGCAACAGCTATTGTAGGTAAAAAAATAATCGAATCTAAAACTGTTAAGGATGCTGCAACTAAAGGAATGGCAACTGTAATGTCTGCTAAAAAAGATGCTGAAGAATGCTTCCAAAATATGAAAGAAAATGCTGAGGACATTGTTGTAGATGAAAATGCTGATGTCAAAAAAGAAGTTTATGTTGAATCAAAAAAATAG
- a CDS encoding ABC transporter ATP-binding protein codes for MPIEIKNINKSFNSKKTNKLSVLEDINLNIDDGELICLLGPSGCGKTTLLRLIAGLEQPTSGEIIANGEKVTKPSGDRAVIFQQYSLFPWLTVLQNVTFGLEMTKKDSKEENIAAAKRYLTSVGLIDFKDSYPHELSGGMKQRVAIIRSLLNHSPILLMDEPFSALDMQNRHKLQEQLIGVWKRFKNTIVFVTHDVDEAVYLADKIVILDKNPGRISKIIEVDIERPRKRESQEFIDLQEGIVEKLDMGD; via the coding sequence ATTCCAATTGAAATTAAAAATATTAATAAATCTTTTAATAGTAAAAAAACTAATAAGTTATCTGTTTTAGAAGATATTAATTTAAATATTGATGATGGGGAGTTAATTTGTCTTTTAGGCCCATCTGGCTGTGGCAAAACAACTCTTTTAAGATTGATTGCAGGTCTTGAACAACCTACCTCTGGGGAAATAATTGCTAATGGAGAAAAAGTTACAAAACCTTCAGGGGATAGAGCGGTAATTTTCCAGCAATACTCCCTATTTCCATGGTTAACAGTATTGCAGAATGTTACTTTTGGTTTGGAAATGACTAAAAAAGATTCTAAAGAGGAAAATATTGCTGCCGCTAAAAGATACTTAACAAGTGTTGGCTTAATAGACTTTAAAGATAGTTATCCTCATGAACTTTCAGGGGGCATGAAACAAAGGGTTGCAATTATTCGTTCTCTGCTTAACCATTCTCCAATTTTACTTATGGATGAACCATTTTCTGCATTGGATATGCAAAATAGACATAAACTTCAAGAACAACTTATTGGGGTTTGGAAAAGATTCAAAAACACAATAGTTTTTGTAACTCATGATGTTGATGAGGCGGTTTATCTTGCAGATAAAATCGTTATTCTCGATAAAAATCCAGGCAGAATCTCAAAAATAATTGAAGTTGACATTGAAAGACCAAGAAAACGTGAGTCCCAAGAATTCATTGACCTTCAGGAAGGTATTGTAGAAAAATTGGACATGGGAGATTAG
- a CDS encoding NAD(P)-dependent glycerol-1-phosphate dehydrogenase: MSNRKIQMPREVYIDPGIIKDTGDICKSLHLDKKILIVTGFHTYYIGAKPVIESLEKADIACDVVKVDNASYDSISEVEEFITPDTTVLGVGGGKVIDVAKISSYNQDVYFVSMPTTASHDGIVSPLASIKNPKTSISASAHSPIAVIADSEVIAQSPFRLLSAGCADLISNFTAIKDWELAHRLKHESFSESAAALSIMSAHLITDNIANIKPNLEPSARIVMKSLFSGGMAISIAGSSRPASGSEHLFSHALDKILDKPALHGEQCGIGTIMMMYLHSGDWRAIKKALEGVKAPTTAREVGIADEDIIEALMMAHKIRPARYTILGDNGISEEAAYDLAQKTGVIE; this comes from the coding sequence ATGAGTAACAGGAAAATACAAATGCCTCGTGAAGTTTACATTGATCCTGGTATTATCAAAGACACTGGGGATATTTGCAAGTCTTTGCATTTGGATAAAAAGATTTTAATTGTTACTGGTTTTCATACATACTATATCGGTGCAAAACCAGTAATTGAAAGCCTTGAAAAAGCAGATATTGCATGTGACGTTGTTAAAGTGGACAATGCATCTTACGACTCAATATCCGAAGTTGAAGAATTCATTACACCTGACACTACCGTTTTAGGTGTAGGTGGAGGAAAAGTTATTGATGTGGCTAAAATATCTTCATATAATCAGGATGTATATTTTGTATCTATGCCAACAACAGCTTCTCATGACGGCATCGTATCTCCTTTGGCATCAATAAAAAATCCAAAAACCTCAATATCCGCTAGTGCACACTCGCCAATAGCGGTCATTGCTGATTCAGAAGTTATTGCACAGTCTCCATTCAGATTACTTTCTGCAGGTTGTGCAGATTTAATCTCGAACTTTACAGCTATTAAAGATTGGGAACTGGCCCATAGACTTAAACATGAGTCGTTTAGTGAATCTGCAGCAGCATTATCAATAATGTCTGCTCATTTAATCACTGACAATATAGCTAATATTAAACCCAATCTCGAACCTAGTGCAAGAATTGTGATGAAGTCATTATTCAGTGGCGGAATGGCAATCAGCATTGCTGGCTCATCAAGACCTGCAAGCGGATCCGAGCATTTATTCTCCCATGCTCTAGATAAGATTTTAGATAAACCTGCATTGCACGGGGAGCAATGTGGTATAGGCACAATAATGATGATGTATCTTCATAGTGGGGATTGGAGAGCGATAAAAAAAGCACTTGAGGGTGTAAAAGCTCCAACTACTGCCCGTGAAGTGGGTATTGCTGATGAGGACATTATTGAAGCATTAATGATGGCTCATAAAATCAGGCCTGCCAGATACACAATACTTGGAGATAACGGAATCTCTGAAGAGGCGGCTTATGATTTAGCTCAAAAGACTGGAGTGATTGAATGA
- the cofC gene encoding 2-phospho-L-lactate guanylyltransferase: protein MDNIYAIIPVSKFKNAKTRLSPFLSEEEREKLLKVMLRDVTDSLKKYVDKIFIISNDDDVLSYAKSLNLNIILENEKSNLNKALTQAMKYCKGKTRKVLIAPSDVPLIGKTNVQMLIDASKNLEFIIVPSKGGGTNMIIMKPMAIRTKFEGFSYTEHVNAAENKKLNPQVHDSFFMALDVNTAEDLGEIMIHGEKTHTRQYLKELKVKFEPYRGSERIKVTRDD from the coding sequence ATGGACAACATTTATGCAATAATTCCAGTTTCTAAATTCAAAAATGCAAAAACCCGATTATCCCCTTTTTTATCAGAGGAGGAAAGGGAAAAACTATTGAAAGTGATGCTTAGAGATGTAACCGACTCGTTAAAAAAATATGTTGATAAAATATTCATCATAAGCAACGATGATGATGTTTTAAGTTATGCTAAAAGCTTAAACTTGAATATCATTCTTGAAAATGAAAAATCAAACTTAAATAAAGCATTAACTCAAGCAATGAAATACTGCAAAGGAAAAACTAGAAAAGTCCTTATTGCCCCTAGCGATGTTCCTTTAATTGGAAAAACTAATGTGCAAATGTTAATTGATGCATCTAAAAACCTAGAATTCATCATTGTTCCATCTAAAGGTGGCGGAACAAATATGATAATTATGAAGCCTATGGCAATACGTACCAAATTCGAAGGTTTTAGCTATACAGAACATGTAAATGCTGCTGAGAATAAAAAATTAAATCCGCAAGTCCATGATTCCTTTTTCATGGCATTGGACGTCAATACTGCTGAAGATTTAGGCGAAATCATGATTCATGGTGAAAAAACCCACACAAGACAATACTTAAAAGAGTTAAAGGTCAAATTTGAACCATATAGAGGCAGTGAGCGAATAAAAGTAACAAGAGATGATTAA
- the proS gene encoding proline--tRNA ligase, giving the protein MVENFDEWFHDILEKANITDSRYPIKGMAIWMPYGFQIRKHTMEIIKKLLDKDHEEVLFPMLIPETELAKEGIHVKGFEEEVYWVTKGGQSELNEQLALRPTSETAIYPMYALWIRSHIDLPIKYYQIVNTFRYETKHTRPLIRVREITTFKEAHTAHATKEESDEQIQDFIEIYKEFFDDLGLPYLISKRPEWDKFPGADYTMAFDIIMPNGKTLQIGTIHNLGQTFAKTFDITFEDKDGEHKLVYQTCAGLSDRVIASIIGVHGEEKGLRLPPKVSPNQVTIIPIIFKKGKEEVLTKCMEIKEQLEAKGLRVNMDDRDIRPGKKFFDWEVKGTPVKLEIGPRDLENNIAIAMRRDEEEKIELPLDDSLADAVVELLDKTTEKLSDTAWNFQKEHVKFTENIAEIPELVEAGNVVKFRWCGDEETGKEIEERTGYDLLGIQEEISEGKCIASDNDAKFMALIAKTY; this is encoded by the coding sequence ATGGTGGAAAATTTTGATGAATGGTTTCATGACATATTAGAAAAAGCGAATATTACAGATTCAAGATATCCTATTAAAGGAATGGCAATTTGGATGCCATACGGTTTTCAAATAAGAAAACACACAATGGAAATAATTAAAAAATTACTGGATAAAGATCACGAAGAAGTATTGTTTCCAATGCTTATTCCTGAAACTGAACTTGCAAAAGAAGGGATACATGTAAAAGGATTTGAAGAGGAAGTATACTGGGTTACCAAAGGTGGGCAAAGTGAATTAAACGAACAGCTAGCTTTGAGACCGACCAGTGAAACTGCAATTTATCCAATGTATGCTTTATGGATTAGATCACATATTGACCTTCCAATTAAATACTACCAAATTGTAAATACCTTTAGATATGAAACAAAACACACAAGACCTTTGATAAGAGTTCGTGAAATCACTACTTTCAAAGAAGCTCATACTGCTCATGCAACTAAAGAAGAGTCAGACGAGCAAATTCAAGACTTCATTGAAATATATAAAGAATTCTTTGATGATTTAGGATTGCCATATCTAATTTCAAAAAGACCAGAATGGGACAAATTCCCAGGTGCAGATTACACTATGGCATTTGACATCATTATGCCAAATGGTAAAACATTACAGATAGGAACAATCCATAATTTAGGCCAGACATTTGCAAAAACATTTGACATTACCTTTGAAGACAAAGATGGAGAGCACAAATTAGTTTACCAAACATGTGCTGGACTTTCAGACAGAGTTATTGCATCCATTATTGGAGTTCATGGTGAAGAAAAAGGATTACGTTTACCACCTAAAGTATCACCAAATCAAGTAACCATCATTCCAATAATATTTAAAAAAGGAAAAGAAGAAGTTTTAACTAAGTGTATGGAAATTAAAGAACAATTAGAAGCTAAAGGTCTAAGAGTCAATATGGATGACAGAGACATTAGGCCCGGTAAAAAATTCTTCGATTGGGAAGTTAAAGGAACCCCTGTTAAACTTGAAATCGGACCGCGTGATTTGGAAAACAATATTGCAATAGCCATGAGGAGAGATGAAGAAGAAAAAATAGAACTTCCTCTTGACGACAGCCTAGCAGATGCAGTTGTGGAGTTATTAGATAAAACAACTGAAAAATTATCTGATACTGCATGGAACTTCCAAAAAGAACATGTCAAATTCACAGAAAACATTGCCGAAATCCCGGAACTTGTTGAAGCGGGCAATGTTGTCAAGTTCAGATGGTGTGGAGACGAAGAGACAGGTAAAGAAATTGAAGAAAGAACTGGCTATGACCTTTTAGGCATTCAAGAGGAAATCTCAGAAGGCAAATGTATAGCCAGTGATAATGATGCTAAATTCATGGCTTTAATTGCTAAAACTTATTAG
- a CDS encoding heavy metal translocating P-type ATPase, with amino-acid sequence MKYQVMHDSGPRLRVRAGQWAFTKEEGYGLASLLLDQDFIHDVFTSYRNGSILIYYDGEVENKQRIFDILDGITIDDLFEAEPTQTQVSKEITDDFYWNISGMIGRRLLGKWFLPMPIRNAITLYRAIKYIWNGLDSLTSFRVDVALLDGAAVTGALLQGQYDPASSMMFLLSISDELEHYTVQKAKSTLKDSLALNIDTVWLVDDDGEEKQVPAMDIDKGDRIKVRMGDVVPVDGKVVDGEGMVNEASMTGEPLAVHKTNGKTVHAGTVMEEGNIVVEVYSMNKETRLNKIIDLIENSEDLKAETQGKAERLADSIVPYSFLATALTYLITRNASKALSVLMVDFSCAIKLTTPLSVISAMREASDNRMMVKGGKFLEHYANADTIVFDKTGTLTNATPKVVDVIPMSRRYKRDEILRMAACIEEHFAHSIATSIVNQAAEEGLKHDEDHSEVEYIVAHGIVTEYDGKRAVIGSRHFLFDDEKIKLTKTQEKKIEKEAAEHSVVYLAIDGKLEGLICIDDPVREEAKYVIEELKSLGIENVIMLTGDGESGAKAGAKSLGITQYRSQVLPEDKSRIVEELKAEGKTVIMVGDGINDSPALAAADVSVSMKHSSDIAREVADISLLSDDLYDLVTLRKLSVGMLDKINTNYRNILVFNGSLLVLGVMGLIQPATSSMLHNLSTMIFGAMSTKSVLSDRDISNDIEVEAIQVADAS; translated from the coding sequence ATGAAATATCAAGTAATGCATGATAGTGGACCTCGTTTAAGAGTCCGTGCTGGTCAATGGGCTTTCACTAAAGAAGAGGGCTATGGTCTCGCTTCATTACTTTTAGATCAAGATTTTATTCATGATGTTTTCACTTCTTACAGAAATGGTAGTATTTTAATTTATTATGATGGGGAAGTTGAAAACAAACAAAGGATATTCGATATTTTAGACGGAATCACAATCGATGATTTATTTGAAGCCGAACCAACTCAAACTCAAGTTTCAAAAGAAATTACTGATGATTTCTATTGGAACATAAGTGGAATGATTGGACGTAGGTTACTTGGAAAATGGTTCTTGCCTATGCCAATTAGAAATGCAATAACTTTATATAGGGCTATAAAATATATTTGGAACGGTTTGGATAGTTTGACCAGTTTCCGTGTCGATGTTGCTTTACTTGATGGTGCTGCAGTAACTGGTGCTTTATTACAAGGACAATATGACCCTGCAAGTTCCATGATGTTCTTATTATCCATCTCCGATGAACTAGAACATTATACTGTACAAAAAGCTAAAAGTACATTAAAAGATAGTTTGGCTTTAAATATTGATACAGTCTGGCTAGTTGACGATGATGGTGAAGAGAAACAAGTTCCAGCAATGGACATTGATAAGGGAGATAGAATTAAAGTTCGCATGGGCGATGTAGTTCCTGTGGATGGAAAAGTAGTTGATGGTGAAGGTATGGTTAATGAAGCTTCAATGACTGGAGAACCATTGGCTGTTCATAAAACAAATGGAAAAACAGTTCATGCGGGAACTGTTATGGAAGAAGGAAACATTGTTGTTGAAGTTTACTCAATGAATAAAGAGACTAGATTAAACAAAATCATTGATTTAATCGAAAACTCAGAAGATCTAAAAGCTGAAACACAAGGCAAAGCTGAAAGATTAGCTGATTCAATTGTTCCATATAGTTTCCTTGCCACTGCTTTAACATATTTAATTACAAGAAATGCATCCAAGGCACTATCAGTACTTATGGTCGATTTCTCATGTGCAATTAAATTAACTACTCCATTATCCGTAATTTCTGCAATGCGTGAAGCATCTGATAATAGAATGATGGTTAAAGGCGGTAAATTCCTTGAACACTATGCAAATGCTGACACAATTGTATTTGATAAAACCGGAACTTTAACTAATGCAACTCCAAAAGTTGTTGATGTAATTCCAATGTCTAGAAGATATAAGCGTGATGAAATCTTAAGAATGGCGGCATGTATTGAGGAACACTTCGCACACAGTATCGCTACATCTATTGTAAATCAAGCTGCAGAGGAAGGTCTTAAACATGATGAAGACCACAGTGAAGTTGAATATATTGTAGCTCATGGTATTGTAACCGAATATGATGGTAAACGTGCAGTAATAGGATCCAGACACTTCTTATTTGATGATGAGAAAATTAAATTAACTAAAACTCAAGAGAAAAAAATCGAAAAAGAAGCCGCAGAACACTCTGTAGTTTATTTAGCTATCGATGGTAAACTTGAAGGATTGATCTGCATTGATGACCCTGTGAGGGAGGAAGCAAAATATGTCATTGAAGAGCTTAAAAGCTTAGGTATTGAAAATGTCATAATGCTTACAGGAGACGGTGAAAGCGGTGCTAAGGCAGGAGCTAAATCATTAGGTATTACCCAATACAGATCTCAAGTACTTCCAGAAGACAAATCCAGAATTGTTGAAGAACTTAAAGCTGAAGGTAAAACCGTTATCATGGTTGGTGACGGTATTAACGATTCACCAGCATTGGCAGCCGCTGATGTATCAGTTTCAATGAAGCACTCTTCTGATATTGCCCGTGAAGTAGCTGATATTTCATTATTGTCCGATGATTTATATGATCTTGTCACTTTAAGAAAGTTAAGTGTTGGAATGTTGGATAAAATTAATACTAACTACCGCAATATTCTTGTATTCAATGGTTCCCTTTTAGTTTTAGGAGTTATGGGTTTAATTCAACCTGCAACATCTTCCATGTTGCATAACTTATCTACAATGATATTCGGTGCAATGAGTACTAAATCTGTATTATCCGACAGAGATATTTCAAATGATATTGAAGTAGAAGCTATTCAGGTAGCTGATGCTTCATAA